In a genomic window of Nodosilinea sp. E11:
- the brnA gene encoding type II toxin-antitoxin system BrnA family antitoxin has translation MNAEDLDRKFDEGEDVLEYFDLSTLRRPGLEPRAIEITFPQWMLAALDKEAQRLGIQREAIIKVWLAERLDAAPAIKTEA, from the coding sequence ATGAACGCTGAAGACCTAGATCGCAAATTTGACGAAGGCGAAGACGTTCTAGAATACTTTGATCTATCTACACTTAGACGCCCCGGATTAGAGCCTCGAGCGATTGAAATTACCTTTCCCCAGTGGATGTTGGCTGCATTGGATAAGGAAGCCCAGCGGTTGGGTATTCAGCGTGAGGCTATTATTAAAGTTTGGTTGGCAGAACGTTTAGATGCAGCCCCCGCTATTAAGACGGAAGCATAA
- a CDS encoding NAD(P)H-dependent glycerol-3-phosphate dehydrogenase, whose amino-acid sequence MLTATQTPAQVFEAYKHRQVTLTILGSGAWGKALAHIANSNDHRVRMWSRSGDLSLEEAVDGAEVIMSAISMKGVPDLVQRLKELNIPETTVLVTATKGLDPETTLTPSQIFQRAFPNHAVAVLSGPNLSKEIEAGLPAATVIACANETAAEAAQHVFAGENFRAYRSPDPLGAELGGTLKNVIAIAVGVCEGLNLGSNARSALITRALPEVMRIGTHLGGQPETFLGLSGLGDMLATCTSSLSRNYRVGYGLAQGKPLEQILEELGSTAEGVNTAYVLHDIAQREQISVPISQQVYLLLKGDISAEEAVAALMERKLKAEDYQEILQSE is encoded by the coding sequence ATGCTCACTGCCACCCAAACCCCGGCCCAAGTCTTCGAGGCTTACAAACACCGCCAGGTTACCCTGACCATTCTTGGCTCTGGTGCCTGGGGCAAAGCGCTAGCCCACATTGCCAACAGCAATGACCATAGGGTGCGGATGTGGTCGCGCAGCGGCGATCTATCGCTCGAAGAGGCGGTGGACGGAGCAGAGGTGATTATGTCGGCAATCTCGATGAAGGGGGTGCCGGATCTGGTGCAGCGGTTGAAGGAGTTAAATATTCCTGAAACGACGGTGCTGGTCACCGCCACCAAGGGCCTCGACCCCGAAACGACGCTGACCCCCTCGCAGATTTTCCAGCGGGCCTTTCCCAACCATGCCGTGGCGGTGCTCTCTGGCCCCAACCTCTCTAAAGAGATCGAAGCTGGGCTGCCCGCTGCCACTGTGATCGCCTGCGCCAACGAAACCGCCGCCGAGGCTGCCCAGCACGTATTTGCCGGCGAAAACTTTCGTGCCTACCGCAGCCCCGACCCTTTGGGGGCCGAGCTGGGTGGCACGCTGAAAAACGTAATTGCGATCGCCGTCGGTGTGTGCGAGGGGTTAAACCTGGGCTCGAATGCGCGATCGGCCTTAATTACTCGCGCCCTGCCGGAGGTGATGCGGATTGGCACCCACCTGGGCGGCCAGCCCGAAACCTTTTTGGGCCTCTCGGGCTTGGGCGACATGCTGGCGACCTGCACCAGTTCTCTCAGCCGCAACTACCGGGTGGGCTATGGCTTGGCCCAGGGCAAACCGCTAGAGCAAATTTTAGAAGAACTGGGCAGCACTGCTGAGGGGGTCAACACCGCCTACGTGCTCCACGATATTGCCCAGCGCGAGCAAATTTCGGTGCCGATTTCGCAGCAGGTGTACCTGTTGCTTAAGGGCGATATTTCTGCTGAAGAAGCGGTGGCGGCGCTGATGGAGCGCAAGCTCAAGGCCGAAGACTATCAAGAGATCTTGCAGAGCGAGTGA
- a CDS encoding YaiI/YqxD family protein — translation MQIWVDADACPNVIKEILFRAAKRVQVKTTLVANQELQIPGSDYIEAVQVRSGLDVADNYIAQQLQPGDLVITADIPLAADAIAKGAYAINPRGEFYDQGNIRERLSMRNFLHELRSGGVETGGPRPFNQRDTQAFANQLDRFLTKHKHQI, via the coding sequence ATGCAGATCTGGGTTGATGCGGATGCTTGCCCGAATGTGATTAAGGAAATTTTGTTTCGGGCTGCTAAACGAGTGCAGGTCAAAACTACGTTGGTGGCCAATCAGGAGTTGCAGATTCCTGGGTCTGACTATATTGAGGCGGTGCAGGTGCGATCGGGTTTAGATGTGGCTGATAATTACATTGCTCAGCAGCTACAGCCTGGCGATCTGGTGATTACGGCAGATATTCCTCTGGCGGCTGATGCGATCGCAAAGGGAGCCTATGCGATCAACCCGCGCGGCGAATTTTATGACCAGGGCAATATTCGCGAACGCCTATCGATGCGAAATTTTTTGCATGAATTGCGTAGCGGTGGGGTAGAAACTGGTGGCCCCCGACCGTTTAACCAGCGCGATACCCAAGCCTTCGCCAACCAGCTCGATCGCTTTTTGACCAAGCATAAGCATCAAATTTAG
- a CDS encoding Uma2 family endonuclease produces MTTVLNLDALTRSLTREQFIGLCQSNPDLQLERSQQGELIIVSPVGGESGNREATLITKVGIWNEQTQLGYVFSSSTIFSLPEGGDRSPDVAWVAKPRWQALSPAERETFPPICPDFVIELRSRSDRLQPLQAKMQEYLASGLRLGWLINPQDQQAEIYRPNKAVEVLQLPAPLSGEDVLPGFALVL; encoded by the coding sequence ATGACTACCGTCCTCAACCTAGACGCACTCACCCGCAGCCTGACCAGAGAGCAGTTTATCGGTCTCTGTCAGAGCAACCCAGACCTTCAGCTTGAGCGATCGCAGCAAGGAGAGTTAATCATTGTGAGCCCAGTTGGTGGTGAGAGCGGCAACCGAGAAGCGACCCTAATTACTAAAGTCGGCATTTGGAACGAGCAAACCCAGCTTGGGTATGTCTTTAGTTCCTCCACCATCTTTAGCCTGCCAGAGGGTGGCGATCGCTCTCCAGATGTGGCTTGGGTCGCTAAACCTCGCTGGCAAGCCCTTAGCCCCGCCGAGCGAGAAACGTTTCCGCCCATCTGCCCCGATTTTGTGATTGAGTTGCGCTCTCGTAGCGATCGGCTTCAACCCCTACAGGCCAAAATGCAGGAATATCTAGCTAGCGGGCTTCGCTTAGGTTGGCTAATTAATCCCCAAGATCAGCAGGCAGAAATTTATCGCCCTAACAAGGCTGTTGAGGTGCTGCAACTACCTGCACCCTTGTCTGGAGAAGATGTGTTGCCAGGGTTTGCGTTAGTTCTGTAG
- a CDS encoding BrnT family toxin, producing MQFEYDPNKSRSNLAKHGIDFETAKLLWRDQYRVELEATSAVEPRSLVIGTIEGKIWSAIVTYRGTNLRIISVRRSRDNEVLLYER from the coding sequence GTGCAGTTTGAGTATGATCCTAACAAGAGCCGCAGCAATCTAGCTAAACATGGCATTGACTTTGAAACAGCTAAACTACTCTGGCGTGATCAATACCGGGTGGAGTTAGAGGCTACATCAGCGGTGGAACCTCGTTCTTTGGTGATTGGTACAATTGAAGGGAAAATTTGGTCTGCAATTGTTACCTATCGAGGTACAAACCTTCGGATTATTTCTGTACGTCGTTCTCGCGATAATGAGGTATTGCTCTATGAACGCTGA
- a CDS encoding glycerol-3-phosphate dehydrogenase/oxidase, with protein MRNLQTLTNQPFDLIVIGGGINGAATARDGALRGLKTLIIDKGDFGGGTTSWSSRLIHGGLRYLEYFEFHLVRESLHEREVLLRNAPHLAKPLQMTIPIYRSGSRSYRVIQVGMVLYDVLSYDKSLPNHRMLSRQKTRQLFRAMDADELAGSAQYYDGQSEHAERLCLENILDAQQAGAIALNYAQVDDIHLSAQRITGLTCRDVLSDETFEVTTHDQTVVVNTSGPWVDEVCGLSESPVSQGQKIGGTKGSHIIVDAFPGAPGSALYVEAKSDGRPFFIIPWLGQYLIGTTDERYSGSLDNVKADDAEIDYLLKETNAVLPAAHLTREDVRFTYAGVRPLPYAEGKKAGSISRAHILHDHGKEGAKNLISLIGGKLTTHRQVGEEFVNAVFRHRGESVPACPTHKRSLPGAILLDNPKVGEWHDRYRHRISTPVLDHLIGIYGARTGDLLALVDDNPALAQPIVEYAHDIQAQIVFAAQAEMAHTFVDILRRRTTVAMHHNYGFDALPVVAQVLREYCGWSEDLCDRNIRAYHQFMADNCIPDYALGQASLSLQTA; from the coding sequence ATGCGTAATCTTCAAACCCTCACCAACCAACCCTTCGACCTGATTGTGATCGGCGGCGGCATCAACGGTGCGGCCACGGCTCGGGATGGGGCCTTGCGGGGGCTTAAAACGCTCATTATTGATAAGGGCGACTTTGGCGGTGGCACCACTAGCTGGTCGAGCCGCCTAATTCACGGCGGGTTGCGCTATTTAGAATATTTCGAGTTTCATCTGGTGCGCGAGTCGCTGCATGAGCGGGAGGTGCTGCTACGCAATGCGCCCCACCTGGCCAAACCTCTCCAGATGACGATTCCGATCTATCGCAGCGGCTCGCGCAGCTACCGGGTCATTCAGGTGGGCATGGTGCTCTACGACGTGCTCAGCTACGACAAGTCGCTGCCCAACCACCGCATGCTGTCGCGCCAGAAGACCCGGCAGCTGTTTCGGGCGATGGATGCCGATGAGCTAGCCGGGTCGGCCCAATACTACGATGGCCAGTCTGAACATGCCGAGCGCCTGTGCTTAGAAAATATTCTTGATGCCCAGCAGGCCGGGGCGATCGCCCTAAACTATGCCCAGGTAGACGATATTCACCTCAGCGCTCAGCGCATTACTGGGCTGACCTGCCGCGATGTGCTGAGTGATGAAACCTTTGAGGTGACCACCCACGACCAAACCGTAGTAGTCAACACCTCTGGCCCATGGGTGGATGAGGTCTGCGGCCTCAGCGAATCGCCAGTTAGCCAGGGGCAAAAGATTGGCGGCACCAAGGGGAGCCACATTATTGTCGATGCCTTTCCGGGTGCGCCTGGCTCGGCGCTATACGTAGAGGCCAAATCGGACGGACGGCCCTTTTTCATCATTCCCTGGCTGGGCCAATACCTGATTGGCACCACCGACGAGCGCTACAGTGGCTCTCTCGATAACGTGAAGGCCGATGACGCCGAAATCGACTACCTGCTTAAAGAGACCAATGCCGTACTGCCTGCGGCCCACCTCACCCGTGAGGATGTGCGCTTTACCTACGCTGGTGTGCGGCCCCTGCCCTACGCCGAGGGCAAAAAGGCGGGCAGCATTAGCCGCGCCCACATTCTGCACGACCACGGCAAAGAGGGTGCCAAGAATCTGATCTCGCTGATTGGCGGCAAACTCACGACCCATCGCCAGGTGGGCGAAGAGTTTGTGAATGCGGTCTTTCGTCATCGGGGTGAGTCGGTGCCCGCCTGCCCCACCCATAAGCGATCGCTGCCCGGTGCCATTCTGCTCGATAACCCCAAAGTCGGCGAATGGCACGATCGCTACCGCCACCGGATTTCTACCCCCGTGCTCGACCATTTGATCGGCATCTACGGGGCTCGAACGGGCGACCTGCTGGCCCTAGTCGATGACAACCCCGCCCTGGCTCAGCCCATCGTCGAGTACGCCCACGACATTCAGGCTCAAATCGTCTTTGCGGCCCAGGCTGAGATGGCCCACACCTTTGTCGATATTTTGCGCCGCCGCACCACCGTGGCCATGCACCACAACTATGGCTTTGATGCCCTGCCCGTAGTGGCCCAGGTGCTACGCGAGTATTGTGGATGGAGTGAGGATCTGTGCGATCGCAACATTCGCGCCTACCACCAGTTCATGGCCGACAACTGCATTCCCGACTATGCTCTGGGGCAAGCGTCGCTCTCGTTGCAAACCGCCTAA